The segment ttattttagttatcttcatatgcaataaattaataatataatactaatatatataataataaattaataaataacaacaacacattaataaacatataaaaatttatacaataatattataatataattataatatattaataatataataattataatataacatTGTTTTGTCTATGACTCTAATCCTAACTTAATCTTAAATTTAATAATATCTCACCATAACATATTTAAATTAAGCCTAATCTAACACCAACTTTAAACATAACTCTAATTTAACCATAATCGAAACTTAAATTTTGAATGGTATTAAATATATCATGTATTTATTAGTATATAATTAACATatcttaataatataataattaaaatacaataatataagaatcctaattttttttttaaagaaaaatttcataataaaataaaattatttataaataataaaaataatataatatctagaataataatatattatttattgtaatttaatattatatcattTATAAGTGGAATAGAATTAGATAATAGTATACTATATCTTATTATTTCTAATACATtctcatttctcaaaatcaaaattaaaatcaaattacaatacatataaCTTTAACCTATAATGCATATATTTCTAAGTTTTACTTATAATTCAATGACTATTTAGTAGCCACAACGTGACACCTGTCTAATTAGCTTTTGATTCATTTTTTGTTAGCATTCACTTTGATTAATATTTACTTTTGttaattaatattcatttatttaatattcatttgtataatattaattagtatataataTTCATTTATATATTGATTAAATATAATCAAGATAATTCTTATAAATAAAGTGCGAGGAGATATAACAAAATAGGGATCTTCAAACGTAAGAATTATGACAAAACCGGCCAAATGAGAAATTGATACGAAAAACTGATGGAAGGTGAAACTGTGTTATTAATATTTATTCGTACtattgttattaaaaaaaaatgttaaaatttaaAGATTTCCTAAAGCATGTCAAtgtctcatattttgatttattatgatattcataataaatatttatttgtatcATCCTTATTAAAAAATTCGTAAAATTTAAAGATTTCCTAAAGCATATCAAtgtctcatattttgatttattatgatattcataataaatatttatttgtatcATCGttattaaaaaattcataaaatttaaAGATTTTGTAAAGCATATCAATGTTTCATACTGATTTATTAtgatctattttattattaatatttatttgcattattgttattaatttttaaaatttaaagatTTCCTAAAACATTTTAACgacatttattattaataattattatattcttaaaatttaaatagattaaatagatTGTGTCACTCTTCtcacaaaattaactattaaaattgtttGCAGATCTTGAAAGCAATCTATCTTGGATTGAATAAATTCAAGAGAGACACCGACCTCTGTCTCGGCAATGTGCTGAAAACAATTCCTTATTAACAAGTTATACATGCAAAAAATGCATCGAACTGGACTGAGCAAACTTTTTGATCCAAACAAGAATAGAACATTTTGTGAACTTGATCGATACACAAGTTATACATGCAAAAAAATGTATCGAACTGGACTGAGCAATTAACTACATGCTGTCTTATGGGCTTTTTGTAATTGGTAGATAGGTTTATGTTATCTTGAACAACagtgaagggttttcttactgattCTTGATCTCCATGCTGGGGCGTTGAATTCCATTGAAAAATGCATGCACATGATTAGAACCAGAAGCTGCACTTCATTTCATCAAATCTTGTGATGGGAGTTGCACTTCATTTCACCAAAGTCTCCTCAAACTGGAGTTAAACAAGATGAATGGATGAGTGAAGTTTTGAATCTTGATTGTATATATAAAATGAGTAGGATTCATTGAAAAATTTACTAAGAAGATGGCTAGGATGCAATTAGTTTTTGTTGGAGTGTTTTTTGTATTATCAATTGCAAGAGTTGGTGCTTCTTGTTTTTCAACAATTTATAGTTTTGGTGATTCATTGACAGATACAGGAAATGCTCTCATTTCAAATCCTCTTGTTTATCATCAAATTAACAATCTTCCATATGGAGAAACATATTTTAGGAAACCAACAGGTCGCTCTTCCAATGGACGTCTTGTCATCGACTTTTTAGGTGAGTAGAGTTAAATagcatcatttttattaattatatcTGATTTTTTGATtgaagcaagtttaatttattgaaATATAGATATGTTTTTCTATAATTTAATAGATTTTTGTTTATACGATaattgaatttatatattttttgttgtGTGATTCGATAGCTACTTCATTAGATTTGCCTTTCGTCCCACCATATCTTAAAGTGAGAAGGATGCCGTTGTCCTCAAGATTGTCAGGGACAAATTTTGCAGTAGCAGGTGCTACTGCATTGGATCCTTCTTTCTTAATTAGGAGAGGTGTTGTTGCTACAACAGATTTATCTTTAAGTGCTCAAATAAATTGGTTCACACAATTGAAAAACAACACTTGCAAACAAAATTCTGgtaattatgttttttttaattaatttattttattttattttatctattgaGTAAATTTTATTTGATTCGAGCTTCATTTTAATGTATTGATTATTTTGTTAATAAATTATTCTAATATTAAACATTTTCTGTTTTGATTTCAAACATAATTGATTTAATATTTGATAAAATTGTACAGGATGCCAAGACCATTTTTCAAAAGCTTTATATTTTTTTGGTGAGATAGGAGCCAATGACTATATAGATGCTACTATACTTTTTAATCCAATGAGCGAGATACAAAGTTATACCTCTCACATCTTAGATAACATTCAAGCATCTCTAAAGGTAACATCCAtcttattcaattttttataaaaatataaaattaatttattgatcAAAATCTTTTATTGAATGTACAGACTCTTATACAAGAAGGGGCTAAAAATATTCTTGTTCAAGGTATTCCACCATTAGGATGTTCTCCAGCAATCCTTACATTACGACAATTCATCTCTGATGACTTTGACGAAAATGGGTGCCTAATATCATACAATCAGATTTCTGAGAACCAAAATTCATTGTTGCAACGAACAATTAGACGATTGAACAATAAGTATTCAGGAGTTAATCTTGTCTACGCAGATTACTACCACATTGCTTTAAATATTCTCAAGGGTGCAAAAAAATATGGTAAGGTGTTTCTTTTTTTGTTAGTTTGTAAGAGTTAAAATAAACTCATTGATTTAACAAAGTTTGGAAAATGTCATAATTTTGTGATTTAATATGCaggttttgaagaaacttttgaaaCTTGTTGTGGAAGTGGAGGTGGAAAATacaattttaacattcttaatATGTGTGGTAGCAATGGTAATGTGAAATCATGTAGTGATCCATCAAAATCTATGAATTGGGATGGAATACATCTGACAGAAGCTGCTTATCAAATTAGTGCTGCTTCTATTTCACACTTGGTCCAAAAAATGTGTAAATCAATGCATAGTTTTTCATGTTAGATTAGTTTGCATGAACACTTATCCTCCCAGCGAACTATTTGTTCTTTTGAGGCTACGAATTGCCCTTCTCCTGCATTTTCTTATCATGTTTTATGGTAATGTGCTTTTTCCTTTAACAGAATACACCTGCCAGTAGCATTTTCTTGAAATATATTTCCGGATTGcttgcaatcatggcattccatgagcatttgtTTGAAAGTCCTACCTATGATTGAATATGATGCTGAAATGAATGTGTAAGATTCGtacatgttggtaatttttttaatatattttcttcaTGATTAATATGTAATTTTTAAGACATATTGAGTTATATCAAGTGATGGATTGAAGCTAGATGAATTTATGAGAGGAATGGTAATGTTTCTCATTCACAATGACAAATTGGGGACCGACCTTTTTTTGTTTTGGATTTCATTTACTTTGGAGTTCGTCTATAAAATCAATTGTTTTGCTTCTCATTATCATTAGGTCTTTTTTTTCATCCCAGCTTAGTCATCAAAagtttgaattaaataaatatttgattgaaATTTGACATATTAATGTAAACAGTCTTTTTGATGTTCATAATGGGTAAAATTCATTAAGATTTTTTACAGAGCATATAGGAGAGAAGATCCAAAACTTGTTTTTTTGATCCGTAGGATTCAATACTTTAACACTCTAATTTTGTGtctctcaaaatcttatgtggcaatttcaaatcactcccaatttttcaCAACTAACTTGGCAAGTCCCCTCATCATAATTAAGGTTTCAagtccacatcatcaaatatgatgtcaAACAAACATGATTTTTTTGAGATGTCCAAAATTACCTAAAAAGTTAGACGCAtagttgtgcactaagtcatgttttattaCTACACTAAAATGACTTTCATTCAACTATTAGTACTCATGATCAACACTAACAACTTTGAAGTAACAACTATGTAGTATAGTAATATATAAAATATTGAACATTAAATCAAGGAATGCCAAAAATATTGGAACACGTTTAACTACTAGTTGCACTCCTCTAATTTGAACCAAATATAAGATGTAATTGTTAAATATCTAGTTGTCATAATAGTTCCCATAGAAATCCCTTTATACTAAGGACTTTTGAAACTAGGATACTAAGTCCTCACATGATGATTTCCTATGATTGAAACATTTTGTTGAACACTACTAGATTTCtaagagagggagggtgaatcaaaaAATACTAAAAACTTAATCAGATTAATTTTTTAACTCATCATACATTCCATGAATGTAAAAAAGTAACAGAAATAACAAAAACAACCACAAGAACTCCGAGATTTTCACATAGAAAAcctaaactaggaaaaaccacagtgagaatcaaactcataatatatgtatataaatggcTATAGAGTTTAGgcataatatatgtatataaatggcCATAGAGTTTAGGccaaaggccaaggagctcactacttTGAAAGATGACTTGCAAGCTAAGGCATACAAcctcagggaaagatacaataaTTACTTATACTGAAGTTCACTTTTTCAAAGCAAGAAACAATTCTTATAATAGAATGATATCAATAAGTTGAACTATAGAAAAGGCATCTACCGAAATGCAGATAACAATTCACAATTCAATACACATCTCATCTTTGTTGTGCTACACCTCCAAACCTCTAAATTGTATCCCAATAACTTTGTACACCATATCCTCTAATTAACTCCAACTGTAGATCACTTGAGCACCTGAAAGCTGAAATGTGAGAAGATATATTATCTACCAACGCCATGCTCAGATTGTATAATTATCTATCATAGTTCCACCACAAACTAGATTAGAAAGCCTTCTCCACCACCTTACTATTATTGCATTATCCAGAACTCAAACTAACATGTCTTCCACTATACAGTTACAtttcaatatttaaaatataaagaaTATGAACTCACAACCAACATACATCATATATCATAGTTCCACCACAAACTAGATTAGAAAGCCTTCTCCACAACCTTATCGTTATTGCATTATCTAGAACTCAAACTAACATGTCTTCCACTATACAACATTTCAATATTTGAAATATAAAGAATATGAACTCACAACCAACATACATCAACCATATACACATCCGATACCCATTTGACATGAAAAGGCCAAACAAACATATTGTTTACATTAATGAATGAGCACATAGTTTGTAGTTTACCTTCAAGTAAGTTCCATATATTCATATTCCTTCAACTTTAACCTACAATCATTGAACTATATCAGACTATGGAGGTTATACACTTGGACCAACAAGATGACATCACCAAACCGTAAGACTTATCACTGGTCATAGTTTCAAAACCTCTACTAGACATAATACAATATATGAAAATTGAATGAGTACATAGTTTGCAGTTCACATTCACCAATCAAACCACTAGTTTGTGGCACCGCATTATATAAGACCATATCTAGACCAACTTTTCCACATCcaaaccaacaagtttgacattaatgacaacataaaattaTATTTGCAAGaatatccccctttttcattgatggcaacacttgtgcagATACAAAAATGCTCATCTCTCAAAAAAaaattccccctttgacatcaaggataaagggtgGCCCTTCTTTTTTTATTGTCTATTCATAACTATAAGCTTCCCTTATCAATAACAACCCTCGACACATCCCAAAAATGTGAGCATGTCTTAAGACCTTTTAACAAGACAAATGGTCATATAAAGTCCCCTAAGATCCACAAGAGATGAATCTTATGAACATATAATTGTAGATGAAAGGATTCAATTTTGACATTCACACCAAAGATACAGTTTTGCTGCAGTATCAAAGGTGTCTAGATTCTTTACATTTTTCTCTACCCTTTCAAAAACCTACAAAGATTTGATAAGAGAATACATTTGTAACTCAATTGCATCTTTAAGAGAATAAAATTGTCTTGTGTATTTATCTCTCCGCTCTTGCAGTATGGATAGTTGTGAATGGAGATGACATATCTTAGATCTAACAACACCATCACTATCCTTGTATAAATCAAACGAACTAGGTGAGTTAGTAATTTGTGTTTCAATTGAGTCAATTTGTTCCTTTAATTTCTTGGTGGCATTAGGACATATTAAACAGTAATGATATAATCAAACAACAACTTCAGTACACGTCCTAAGATTCTTCAAGTAGGATTTTAGTTTGTGATGTGCCTTTGCACATTTCATAGTCATTTTAATATGTATATCcatcatttctttatcttttgtagtaAGTTCCTTTTCCTTACCCTTCTTTGTGTCTCCACGTCTAGTATCTCCTCAAGCCATGTGATTAGCAAGAATTTTTAGTAAGACTTCCAAAAGAAgatcaacaatattattaagaaTCAATTTATTCTAGATTAGATaagaaacaaactcttgttcaatAATCACCTTATCATAGGTTGGTACCACAATGTACAAATCACCTGTAGCTCTAAGAACATTAGGATGCTCAATTATCTTCAATACATTGTGTACCTCAAGAGGATCTCCCTCAGAAGATGTAGGAGAATACATCTTCTcttctttcacaacttccttttgTTCATTATCCTTCTTATATTCATCTTCTTCACTTTCCATAATAATAGTTTTTGCCCTATTCTTCCTGATAGAAGGCACTCATTTAGATTGCATCAACTTGCAAGAGGAAGCCTTTGGGGATATAGTAGATAACCTTCTAGTTGTCTTGATAGTCAAATGATGTCCTTTTGTGGATATGTCCAAATCACCTTCTATTTCTGTCACTCCAATGCTTGCATAAGTACCTATTATTTCATCAAAAATCCCAAACCTTCCTTCACTTAGATCCTCAAGCAATTGGAGAAGAATTTATGCAAGTGCCATGCATTTGTGTTTAGAGACTTCATAGGGAAGCTTGCATTTGTGTTTAGAGACTTCATAGGGAAGCTTGGAAACCCATGAAATCCAAGGTAATACTACTTCCATGAAGCAATTGCCCTTATCAACGAGAAAAGGAATCTTACTTCAATACAATTCTACAATCTTTGCTGGAACTCTATTTCTAATGATCATCTCCTTCTAGAGATCCTTGAAAATGTACAATAGGTTGCATCATTGTCCTTCATACTATCTAAATACTCTTTTATCTGAGCACCAACAGTTACATCTTTTCTCCATGCAATATTATTCTCACCAAGCAGTGCATTTTAGAAATAAAATATCAAGAAAGCGACAAGAGACCCATACCGAAAGGGGTACATTTCTTCCTTTGACATTCAAATATTCTTTGACAACTAAAGTCTCAAGATTTCACACAAAATGTAATCTTTGTTctccttcaccatttgatgagTGACGTATACGGTCGTGGAGGAGGAGGATCTCTCCCTATTTTaaaagtaaaatttacatgatatacCCATTGCTATGTACCTTGCGCAGAGATCAATAATGATGCCAATCTAAAGAGCTCTTTTGCCAGATATTACTCTAGTCATCTTTGTAACAATTTCATTCTTTACTGATTTCAGAACCGAAACCTCTTCGGTGGCTCATAGGCCCGTCACATTACGTAGGGCATCCTTAGTAATTTGGTGTGGCTGATCTAGCCATATGGAGTCTTCATGAATTTCGTTCAGTGCAACCCTTACCACTTCTTCAAGAATCACAAGAAAAGTGTTGCATGTATCCAACATTAAATATGCCCTAGACTAGAAAATTTAGATTTCAACATTTGTATATTATCAACTAGATGGGTTCTTTTGAAATTACTAATCTTGCTATTGTTAATGTatagatagcttcggtaagataaatgattgaatgagagataattgaagtctctcattcaatcatttatcatatcaattattaaaatgaataaactCAAGCATTCAATTGATAAACATTCCCTTTATATTAACCATTCATTATCATAGTATCCAAATTTGATAATCTATTCATATTCACTGATTGACAAATCGAGTTAACTCTTGCAAATAAGACTTAACAATTATCGGTTAGACTATCGTTTGATATTGAGATTAGTCTATGTTCACACCGATTATATCAGGTGTTAAGGATACATCGTTTGGCATACACCAATTATATCGGGTGTAAAAGATAATGTTAATATAACCATGCACCACCGATAATTATCGGGTGTTTTAATATGCACCAGTTGGCAAATAAAATGCCATGCAccattatcgtgagggggcacgatcaagtgatgtcttcatcggccatgtccaaaaaacatggccggtcaaggcatcgcttgaccgtacccagcccactatatataccaaatgaaatgtgtgagaatggacattgaaatttatAAGTGCTCCTCCTCTCCTaccacataaaagaagacaatcaaatttatataataattcaataatagagaaaaaaaaataataagatagaatataacttgcatattgaatgtaaattgaatatcatttacatggtaccagagctatagttaaatcaaacttgaggctgttcaattttacgtaaaattcaaatcaagtatatattcaacatcacaatcctatcaatggctggctctatcagatttgaagacagactcgcaAGGGGTGACgacttctccgcatggaaatttagaattcaaatgattctaaaagataacaaagttgaatcatttgtaaagactgaaactaaagaacttgagactgaacctgactaagcaatttggagagaaggaaatgataaggctatcaaaataatagttgatggggtaaggaacaatattatgcccattataaagaaacacgaaacaaccttcaacatgttgAAAGCACTTGAAGACatttttgagatatccaatgctagtagaaccttggctctaaaaagagagataaatcatataaccatgatagaaggagaatcagtcaatgcctacttcatgcaaatatctaccttaagggatgaactggcaacccttggatatgagatccaaagcaaataattaaccctcattgctctagatgggttacctagcatctgggaaacattcgtccaaggcatcagtgcaagagaCAACTTTCCtaaatttgataggctaaaggccgactgtctccaagaggaatcaaggcaaaataagaaagggatcaaacaaaagaatatagatgaagacctacaatttctaaatacgaactcaaacaagaaaggcaagcagaggcaattcaggaagagaaaaggtAGTCACAACAATAACTCCTTCAAGAAGGATCTCTCacaaattcagtgttacagatgtgacaaatttgggcactatgtttcCAAATATCTAGAAAGAgataaacaagccacatttgccaaaataggaaaattgaaaagggaagaggactctgagaagtatgtactctatttagcactcacaaatcaagcatcaaacaaagtgaactcctgggtgatcgacaatgGCTCATCTAGACACATCATaagattcagagaagtactagactccatgaaagaggagaatgatgaagaggtaaccattggagatgactctacacaccctgtcaaaggagttggaaactgcaccatcaaactaaagtcaagtGTATCATTATAACTTACAAGAGTGCTATATGTTCCAAGCATTAAGACAAAtcttgtctcaatatcagcactggaggaaaatgggtacagagtgaccttcatggacaacaaagtgttggcttggccaaagaactcatccatcaagaaagataaaacaattggtcaaagacaaggctacttataTGAGTTATGCACaaagcccaacttagccctaattcatgaaactacagatgccaatgaaatctggcatagaagactaggccacctaaattttagagctttatcatcaatgggagaccttgtcacaagtctacctaagctaaagaaatatcattcagggCATGCAttggatgtgccctaggtaaaaatactaaggatgcttttcagagtagtactaagaaaacaagtaaaattttagagttagttcattctgatgtatgtggacctatgtctgtaaattcattggggggatttctgtattatgtaatatttgttgatgactactctaggaaaacctggatctactttctaaaatgtaaagaatcagaagagatccttaataggtttaaagaattcaaatcactaacagagaactactcaagaaacaaaattaaaaccctaagaactaagaattatttaaagagttttgtaaaaaatcagggattaagagggagttaacaataccttacaaccctcaacaacaTGGGATAgtggaaagaaaaaataggacaatcgttgaagctgccaaagctatgattcttgatcagaatctaaatatcaatctttgggcagaagcaactagcactgttgtatatattcaaaatagatgtcctcactctcatcttgaaaataagacccctgaggaagtctttactaaatcaaaaccggatataagctaccttaggatttttggatgccctgtctatattcatgtacctaaggagaaaagattaaaattagagccttctggaaaaaggggaatctttgtaggatatagtgaaacctccaaagcctacatgatatacatacctggtcaaaagaatattgaactaagtaggtatgtgatctttgaagaaaacttagccttcaaaagagcccaaagctctctagatcatgaagtctatatccccacccctagcttagatagagatcctactcctaagcttcagagggagaatcctgaggaaactatgagtgaaactcaaagtccacctagagaaaacctcaagaaaagaccactatgggccaccaaaactgtagaagaagctcagaagtttgttgcccCTTTAGGAACCTTcaaagaaagcaaaaggcctaataaattcactagctatgttgctcttatgaatgacctctctaaagctaaaccaaacaatgtatcagatgcacttgaacatcaagtatggaaggatgccatgtctaaaGAGTattagtccattatgaaaaatgatgtttggaagattgttcctaggccaaccaggaaatttgtggtttcatctaaatggttgttcaaaatcaaacatgctacagaagacaatattgaaaaacacaaggccagatttgtagccagaggcttctcacaaagggagggaatatattatgaagaaacctttgcacctattgctaggtatacatcagtaagagttgtattagccattgcagcaacaaaaggatggaaggtacaccaaatggacgttaagacaacttttctaaatggtgagatctcagaagaagtctacctagagcaacctgaaggttttgaaattcatgatgcagagtctcatgtgtgtagactcaagaaagctctctatgggctcaaataggctcccagggcttggtatgaaagaattgacacctatctcttgAGACTtgtcttctccaaaaatgatgcagatcctaatctctactacaaaataaataaaggtgatatgctaatattgattttatatgttgatgacttattgatcataggaaatgatcaccttatagatcaatgcaagaatgatttatcaaaagaatttgatatgaaagacttatgactccttcattacttcctaggattggaagtatggcagaattctgacattatactaaaccaaggaaagtacaccttggatattttgaagagattcagaatgctaagTTGTAGACCcgtgacctctcctatggaaaccaacttacataaacttaaagaagcagcaacagagtcacaacccattgatcctactcaatacagatggatgattgggtccctgatgtacctggtaaatacaagaacagatatctgttatgcaattAATTCTCTAAGTCAGATTATGTGTGAAccgaaggagatacacctggttgcagtgaaAAACATTATGAGGTACCTACATGGTACTCTAAAACTTGGTCTCAAATACGAGAAGGTTGATATAcacctacatggatttacaaattcaaattgggctggaagtgtgacagataggaaaaacacttcaaggttttgcttcagtctaggttcaaccatgatatcttggatcaacaagaaacaatcttcGGTAGCTCAAATCTCCACCAAGGCATAATACATTGTAGCTTCTATGGTTGCCTGAGAGGTAGTATGGCtaaggaagttgcttgtgggattgtttggagagcctatgaaacccactgttatacactgtgacaaccagagctgcataaaactttcagtaaacccagtgtttcatgatagatccaggcatattgagattccataccactatgtgtgagatatggtagataggaatgcaatccaaccggaatatgtttgtacaggagatcaaactatAGATATTCTggccaaacctctttccagagtgaaggttgatcacttcagaaaaggtttaggtatgatggaaaggtaatttgctttgtaatctatgtttgcatacctataagatgtttaatgtgtaaacctctttgtcatgataggacaattTTTGGATCCTATCCCCtgagttcatatctaagaggtgacgatctctcaagatagtgaacaATTGTATGTGGACATTATAAGGTGACAATTTTATAATATCCAAAAcaattatc is part of the Cryptomeria japonica chromosome 10, Sugi_1.0, whole genome shotgun sequence genome and harbors:
- the LOC131072534 gene encoding GDSL esterase/lipase At1g28600; this translates as MARMQLVFVGVFFVLSIARVGASCFSTIYSFGDSLTDTGNALISNPLVYHQINNLPYGETYFRKPTGRSSNGRLVIDFLATSLDLPFVPPYLKVRRMPLSSRLSGTNFAVAGATALDPSFLIRRGVVATTDLSLSAQINWFTQLKNNTCKQNSGCQDHFSKALYFFGEIGANDYIDATILFNPMSEIQSYTSHILDNIQASLKTLIQEGAKNILVQGIPPLGCSPAILTLRQFISDDFDENGCLISYNQISENQNSLLQRTIRRLNNKYSGVNLVYADYYHIALNILKGAKKYGFEETFETCCGSGGGKYNFNILNMCGSNGNVKSCSDPSKSMNWDGIHLTEAAYQISAASISHLVQKMCKSMHSFSC